Proteins from a genomic interval of Thermodesulfobacteriota bacterium:
- a CDS encoding inositol monophosphatase family protein: MEEYKEYALDLAKRAGSILLGGFKSSKPIDDRSVDLRKLVTKYDLESEKIIIGGIRRKYPRHNILSEEAGLVNKGSAYTWIIDPLDGTGNFTRKNPFFSISIALSYQHEIVLGIVYAPHLDEMYTAERGKGALLNGTPISVSKAGSLDKSSIVSCEGSDRSILRSARLYHGIRPLVMDMRKLGSAAIESAWVACGRAEAYVATKINPWDVAAGIILVEEAGGKVTDFKGRRWNLKKSDLILSNGLIHERLLGKINTALKRGTH; this comes from the coding sequence ATGGAAGAATACAAGGAATACGCCCTTGATTTAGCAAAAAGAGCGGGCTCCATTTTGCTCGGAGGATTCAAATCATCCAAACCTATTGATGACCGCTCGGTTGACCTAAGAAAGCTAGTTACCAAATACGATTTAGAGTCGGAGAAGATTATAATCGGCGGAATCAGGAGAAAATATCCGCGCCACAATATCCTCTCGGAAGAGGCCGGTCTGGTAAACAAAGGGTCAGCCTATACCTGGATTATCGACCCACTCGATGGGACCGGGAATTTCACCAGGAAGAATCCATTTTTTAGCATCTCTATAGCCCTTTCATATCAACATGAGATTGTTTTGGGGATCGTGTATGCACCTCACCTGGATGAGATGTATACGGCGGAACGGGGAAAGGGGGCTTTATTGAACGGCACACCGATCTCGGTCTCCAAGGCCGGGAGTCTAGACAAATCTTCCATTGTTTCCTGCGAGGGCTCCGACCGGAGTATCTTGAGAAGCGCAAGGCTTTATCACGGCATTAGACCCTTAGTCATGGACATGAGAAAGCTGGGCTCGGCTGCGATCGAGTCGGCTTGGGTGGCATGCGGAAGGGCAGAAGCCTACGTCGCCACGAAGATCAATCCATGGGACGTGGCCGCCGGAATAATCTTGGTAGAAGAAGCGGGGGGCAAGGTGACCGATTTTAAGGGAAGGAGATGGAACCTCAAAAAATCAGACCTGATCCTTAGCAACGGGCTGATACATGAACGGTTGCTGGGAAAAATAAATACGGCACTAAAAAGGGGAACTCATTAA
- a CDS encoding archease, with protein MDYEILDHTADACVRVYGKSFEELLRNAACAMMELITDRNKVEPSEVVEIDASGENREELLVHWLQEILFAHQVNKMVFKDFEVKLQDETRIKGKAFGEGIDSEKHELSADIKAVTYHNLKVEPSDDRLKVEIVFDI; from the coding sequence ATGGACTACGAGATACTGGACCACACCGCCGATGCATGCGTCAGGGTTTACGGAAAATCTTTCGAGGAACTGCTGAGAAATGCAGCCTGCGCCATGATGGAATTAATCACGGACAGAAATAAGGTAGAGCCGTCGGAGGTAGTAGAAATCGACGCATCGGGGGAAAACAGAGAGGAGTTATTGGTCCACTGGCTTCAGGAAATCCTCTTTGCACACCAGGTAAATAAAATGGTTTTCAAGGACTTTGAAGTAAAGCTCCAGGATGAAACGCGGATAAAAGGCAAGGCTTTTGGCGAGGGGATAGATTCGGAGAAACACGAGCTCTCCGCCGATATAAAGGCAGTCACCTATCATAATTTGAAAGTAGAACCATCGGATGATAGATTAAAAGTAGAGATAGTATTCGATATCTAA
- a CDS encoding RtcB family protein has translation MTEEIKLEKIHDYLWEIPKSGGMRVPGRVYASEEMLKVIRQDKSLEQVVNVAHLPGIQKYSIAMPDIHWGYGFPIGGIAAVDIEEGVISPGGVGYDINCGVRLMRTNLVEEEVRPKLRELVTELFHRIPSGVGIGGKIKLSQKDYKEIIRKGANWAIEQGWGEKEDLNRIEDHGTFPGGDLEAISNKALERGKDEIGTLGSGNHFLEVDIVDQIYNPAMADAFGLFKDQVCVLIHCGSRGFGHQICTDYIDKMLSYMRREGINLPDKQLACAHIKSKEGQDYLSAFAAAVNYAWTNRQIIMNFCREAFYRVFQIGPKDLGGQLVYDVSHNIAKFEEHKVNGKTKKVCVHRKGATRALPKGHPLIPEIYKDVGQPVFIPGDMGRFSFVLVGTEATLDETFGSCCHGAGRMLSRNKALKMGKGRNLFAELEEKGIIVMARGKKTVAEEMPEAYKEAEDVCDIVHNAGIAKKVARLRPIGVIKG, from the coding sequence ATGACGGAAGAAATAAAGCTTGAAAAGATACATGATTATCTCTGGGAGATCCCCAAGAGCGGCGGGATGCGCGTGCCGGGAAGGGTTTACGCCAGCGAAGAGATGCTGAAGGTAATCCGGCAGGACAAATCATTAGAGCAGGTCGTTAACGTCGCCCATCTTCCCGGAATTCAAAAGTACTCCATCGCCATGCCCGATATCCATTGGGGATATGGATTCCCGATCGGCGGAATCGCCGCAGTGGATATAGAGGAAGGGGTAATCTCTCCCGGAGGGGTCGGTTATGACATCAACTGCGGCGTCAGACTCATGAGAACCAATCTGGTCGAGGAGGAGGTAAGGCCTAAGCTCAGGGAGCTGGTGACCGAGCTCTTTCACCGCATACCATCCGGAGTAGGCATTGGCGGGAAGATTAAGCTCTCCCAAAAAGACTATAAGGAGATTATCAGAAAAGGTGCGAACTGGGCAATCGAACAGGGATGGGGAGAAAAAGAGGACCTGAATAGAATCGAGGACCACGGGACATTTCCCGGTGGAGACCTGGAAGCGATAAGCAATAAGGCGCTGGAGAGAGGAAAGGACGAAATTGGGACGCTCGGCTCGGGCAATCATTTTCTGGAGGTGGATATCGTCGACCAAATATACAACCCGGCCATGGCCGATGCGTTTGGACTTTTCAAAGACCAGGTATGCGTCCTCATTCACTGCGGGTCGAGGGGATTCGGCCATCAAATTTGCACCGATTACATAGACAAGATGCTCTCATACATGAGGAGGGAAGGAATCAATCTTCCGGACAAGCAGCTTGCCTGCGCGCATATAAAGTCGAAGGAAGGGCAGGACTACCTTTCTGCCTTCGCCGCTGCCGTCAACTACGCCTGGACAAACAGACAGATCATCATGAACTTCTGCAGAGAGGCCTTTTACCGGGTGTTTCAGATAGGACCGAAGGACCTAGGGGGACAACTGGTTTACGACGTCAGCCATAATATCGCCAAGTTCGAGGAGCATAAGGTAAACGGAAAAACGAAAAAGGTATGCGTTCACCGGAAGGGAGCTACCAGGGCTCTCCCCAAGGGGCATCCGTTAATACCGGAAATCTATAAAGATGTTGGACAGCCGGTCTTCATCCCGGGGGACATGGGTAGGTTTTCCTTCGTCCTCGTAGGAACTGAGGCCACTCTCGACGAGACTTTCGGCTCTTGCTGCCATGGGGCAGGAAGGATGCTTTCCAGAAACAAAGCGCTCAAGATGGGAAAAGGCAGAAATCTTTTTGCCGAGCTTGAGGAGAAAGGTATTATTGTGATGGCCCGGGGAAAGAAAACGGTGGCCGAAGAAATGCCTGAAGCCTACAAGGAGGCAGAGGACGTGTGCGATATAGTGCACAATGCCGGAATTGCCAAGAAGGTGGCGCGGTTGAGGCCGATAGGGGTTATAAAGGGATAA
- a CDS encoding GNAT family N-acetyltransferase, translating to MSLEQKIKTATETEKDQCVSVIVLAFASDPGVRWMYPDPHQYLENFPRFVRAFGGRAFEHGTAQYVDQFLAAALWLPPGVQPDEEALAALIEKSVPANQRESLFTLFEQMSGYHPHEPHWHLPLIGTDPIHRGKGYASALLRHTLAVCDRQQALAYLEATSPMSVPLYQRHGFESLGTIQVGTSPPIVPMLRKPR from the coding sequence ATGAGCCTAGAACAAAAAATTAAGACAGCAACTGAGACAGAGAAAGATCAATGCGTCTCCGTGATCGTCTTGGCGTTCGCTAGCGATCCCGGAGTGCGTTGGATGTATCCCGATCCTCATCAGTATCTCGAAAATTTCCCGCGCTTCGTCAGGGCATTCGGGGGCAGGGCTTTCGAGCACGGCACTGCTCAATACGTTGACCAGTTCCTTGCCGCAGCGCTCTGGCTTCCACCGGGCGTACAACCCGATGAGGAAGCGCTGGCAGCACTCATCGAGAAATCCGTCCCGGCAAACCAACGGGAGTCGCTATTCACACTCTTTGAGCAGATGAGCGGCTATCATCCACACGAGCCCCACTGGCATTTGCCCCTGATCGGTACGGACCCGATTCACCGGGGCAAGGGCTATGCCTCCGCTCTCTTGCGCCATACGTTGGCTGTCTGCGACCGGCAACAGGCCCTCGCCTATCTTGAAGCAACCAGTCCGATGAGCGTCCCTCTCTATCAGCGACACGGATTTGAGAGCCTCGGCACAATCCAGGTCGGCACATCGCCGCCAATCGTTCCGATGTTACGAAAACCACGGTAA
- a CDS encoding metal-dependent hydrolase produces the protein MAKLNNGVEITYLGHATFKIKSPRGKTILIDPWVQGNPACPEANKKLDKVDIMAITHAHFDHIGDAVAIGKEHKPKVVGIFETCVWVNSKGVEGIMPMNKGGTQEVDGIKFTMVHADHSCGIQDDDGKIIYGGEAVGYVIEFENGFKVYHAGDTAVFSDMKLIAEIYKPELVMIPIGDLFTMSPQEAAYACRFLSPRYVIPMHYATFPPLTGTPAQLRELTKDVKGMEIIELKPGETLS, from the coding sequence ATGGCAAAACTAAACAACGGCGTAGAAATCACCTACCTGGGTCATGCTACCTTCAAGATCAAGTCGCCCCGGGGGAAGACCATACTTATTGATCCCTGGGTTCAGGGGAATCCGGCCTGTCCGGAAGCGAATAAGAAATTGGATAAGGTTGACATTATGGCCATAACCCATGCCCACTTTGACCACATCGGAGACGCGGTGGCCATCGGAAAAGAGCATAAGCCCAAGGTAGTGGGCATTTTCGAGACATGTGTCTGGGTTAATTCAAAGGGGGTTGAAGGGATTATGCCCATGAATAAAGGGGGCACGCAAGAAGTGGATGGAATTAAGTTTACGATGGTTCACGCAGACCATAGCTGCGGGATTCAGGACGACGATGGAAAGATTATTTACGGTGGAGAAGCCGTAGGCTACGTTATCGAGTTTGAAAACGGATTCAAGGTATATCACGCCGGGGATACCGCAGTGTTCAGCGATATGAAGCTCATTGCCGAAATCTATAAACCCGAGTTAGTCATGATTCCCATCGGAGATCTTTTCACCATGTCTCCCCAGGAAGCGGCCTATGCCTGTCGTTTTCTCTCGCCCCGGTACGTGATCCCGATGCACTATGCCACGTTCCCTCCTTTAACCGGAACCCCGGCGCAGTTAAGAGAACTTACCAAGGATGTGAAGGGAATGGAGATTATAGAACTTAAACCGGGAGAGACGCTTAGCTAA
- a CDS encoding class I SAM-dependent methyltransferase encodes MSKTDAHSKFDQAKAEEFAGKLLTALNDAALCLMASIGHRTGLFDVMSMLPPSTSQEIAVKAGLNERYVREWLGAMVTARVVELDPDTGRFSLPAEHAAFLTRSAGANNIALYTQYIAGLGGVEDDIVECFRKGGGVPYSRFPRFHEVMAEDSNLSVLSFLESHILPLVPGLTESLKNGIRALDMGCGRGLVMLRLAELYPKSRFVGMDLSEEAITFAQGEAARRGLKNIEFIATDASDFDKTAQPESFDFITTFDAIHDQAKPLNVLRGIYLALKPDGVYLMQDINGTSHLHKDIEHPLGPLLYTVSCMHCMTVSLAQGGEGLGTMWGEEKTREYLKKAGFRSVETHRLEHDIMNNWYVVRK; translated from the coding sequence ATGTCAAAGACCGACGCACATTCCAAATTCGACCAGGCAAAGGCGGAGGAATTTGCTGGAAAACTGCTCACCGCGCTCAACGACGCCGCGCTTTGTCTCATGGCTTCGATAGGCCATCGCACCGGGCTTTTCGATGTCATGAGTATGCTGCCCCCGAGCACCTCTCAAGAAATCGCAGTTAAAGCGGGCCTTAACGAGCGCTACGTCCGCGAGTGGCTTGGAGCCATGGTCACAGCCCGGGTGGTGGAGCTTGACCCGGACACCGGCCGGTTCTCATTGCCGGCCGAACACGCCGCATTCCTGACCCGGTCGGCCGGTGCGAACAACATAGCCTTATACACTCAATACATCGCCGGGCTTGGCGGTGTGGAGGATGACATAGTGGAATGCTTCAGGAAAGGCGGAGGCGTCCCCTATTCCAGATTCCCCAGATTCCACGAGGTGATGGCGGAGGATAGCAACCTGTCCGTGCTTTCGTTCCTGGAGTCGCACATACTTCCGCTCGTACCCGGACTAACCGAATCTCTTAAGAACGGCATCCGCGCTCTTGACATGGGTTGTGGCCGGGGGCTGGTCATGCTGCGGCTGGCCGAGCTTTACCCGAAAAGCCGATTCGTGGGAATGGACCTCTCGGAGGAAGCGATTACTTTTGCACAAGGCGAAGCAGCACGGCGTGGGCTTAAAAACATTGAGTTCATCGCCACTGATGCAAGCGACTTCGACAAAACCGCCCAACCTGAATCCTTCGATTTCATCACCACATTCGATGCGATTCACGACCAGGCTAAGCCGCTAAACGTACTCCGGGGCATCTACCTAGCCCTTAAGCCGGATGGCGTCTATCTGATGCAGGACATAAATGGCACAAGCCATCTGCATAAGGACATCGAGCATCCGCTCGGGCCGCTCCTCTACACGGTCTCCTGCATGCACTGCATGACCGTCTCCCTCGCTCAAGGCGGCGAAGGGCTCGGCACCATGTGGGGCGAAGAAAAAACGCGTGAATATCTCAAGAAGGCCGGTTTCCGCTCGGTCGAGACGCACCGCCTTGAACATGACATAATGAATAACTGGTATGTGGTGAGGAAATGA
- the serS gene encoding serine--tRNA ligase: MLDPKFVRENLDYVKERLEERGARIDFDQFLELEEKRRKIIQQVEELEHKRNAGSKRVGELKRQRKDREAEELQVELKALSDKIKVLGETRSRVEEEFREFLLGVPNIPHLSVPSGRSSADNQEIKRWGNPRQFDFQVKDHVDIGQKLDILDLERAAKITGARFALYKGLGARLERALANFMLDLHVNDHGYTEVLPPFMANRFSFIGTGNLPKFEQELFRVEETDYFLVPTAEVPVTNIHRDEILSEEELTKKYVAYTPCFRKEAGSYGKDVRGIIRQHQFNKVELVKFATPESSYEELESLTGDAARVLELLELPYRIVVLCTGDMGFASAKTYDIEVWVPSENTYREISSCSNFEDFQARRANIRYRPKDGGKPRLVHTLNGSGLAVGRTVLAILENYQEEDGSVTIPRVLSPYMGGVEKISSA; this comes from the coding sequence ATGCTTGACCCAAAGTTTGTGAGAGAAAACCTAGACTACGTGAAAGAAAGGCTGGAGGAGCGCGGAGCCAGGATAGACTTTGACCAGTTTCTAGAGTTGGAAGAAAAAAGAAGGAAGATCATACAACAGGTGGAGGAGCTTGAGCATAAGAGGAATGCGGGCTCGAAGAGGGTAGGCGAGCTAAAAAGGCAGAGAAAAGACCGGGAAGCGGAAGAACTGCAAGTCGAGCTCAAGGCACTCTCGGATAAAATTAAAGTACTCGGTGAGACCAGAAGCCGGGTCGAGGAGGAGTTTAGGGAGTTTCTTCTGGGGGTTCCAAACATACCCCATTTATCCGTCCCCTCCGGGCGAAGTTCGGCCGATAATCAGGAGATAAAACGATGGGGAAACCCCCGGCAGTTTGATTTCCAGGTCAAAGACCATGTAGATATTGGACAGAAGCTGGATATTCTCGACCTGGAGAGGGCGGCCAAGATTACCGGAGCCAGGTTTGCGCTTTATAAAGGTCTGGGGGCCAGGCTGGAAAGGGCGCTCGCCAATTTTATGCTCGACCTTCACGTAAACGACCACGGCTACACCGAGGTGCTTCCTCCTTTCATGGCTAATAGATTCAGTTTTATCGGGACGGGCAACCTTCCCAAGTTTGAGCAGGAGTTGTTCAGGGTGGAAGAAACCGATTATTTCCTTGTTCCCACGGCGGAGGTGCCGGTGACGAATATACACCGGGACGAAATATTAAGCGAAGAAGAGCTCACCAAGAAATACGTAGCCTACACCCCTTGCTTCCGGAAGGAAGCCGGCTCTTACGGAAAGGACGTGCGGGGCATTATTAGACAGCATCAGTTTAATAAAGTGGAGCTGGTGAAATTTGCCACCCCGGAAAGCTCATACGAAGAGCTAGAATCTCTAACCGGCGACGCCGCCCGGGTGCTCGAACTCCTTGAACTCCCTTATCGAATCGTAGTGTTGTGTACCGGCGATATGGGGTTTGCCTCCGCCAAGACTTACGACATAGAGGTATGGGTTCCAAGCGAAAATACCTACCGGGAGATTTCTTCCTGCAGCAATTTTGAAGACTTTCAGGCTAGGAGGGCGAACATCAGATACCGCCCGAAGGACGGGGGCAAGCCCAGATTGGTTCACACGCTTAACGGCTCGGGGCTGGCGGTGGGAAGAACAGTCTTAGCGATATTAGAGAATTATCAAGAAGAAGACGGCTCAGTAACCATACCCAGGGTTCTCTCTCCTTATATGGGAGGTGTTGAGAAAATCTCTTCTGCTTAA
- a CDS encoding pyridoxamine 5'-phosphate oxidase family protein produces the protein MADDSMYHDGMRRLQEARETRPLADRLKQVTVHTTFTEEDRAFIERCPMFFIATADAQGRPDCSYKGGLPGFVRVVDDRTLAFPDYDGNGMYRSWGNVLVNPHVGLLFLDFEHPHRIRVNGTAQIREDDPLRSEYPGSVFIIRVTVTRIFPNCPRYIHKMKLVEYSAYAPRPDYTPPVPAWKKFEVFRDSLPARDRTDDKKE, from the coding sequence ATGGCAGACGATTCGATGTACCATGACGGGATGCGGCGGCTTCAAGAGGCGCGCGAAACAAGGCCTTTAGCCGACCGCCTGAAGCAAGTGACCGTTCACACTACGTTCACCGAGGAGGACCGTGCGTTTATCGAGCGTTGCCCCATGTTTTTCATAGCGACTGCCGACGCTCAGGGCCGGCCGGACTGCTCTTATAAAGGAGGCTTGCCCGGGTTCGTGCGCGTAGTCGACGACCGCACCCTTGCCTTTCCCGACTACGACGGTAACGGGATGTACCGCTCCTGGGGAAACGTTTTGGTCAACCCTCATGTCGGGCTGCTGTTCCTGGATTTCGAGCATCCACATCGAATACGGGTCAACGGCACGGCACAGATAAGAGAGGACGACCCTTTGCGCTCCGAGTATCCGGGTTCGGTTTTCATCATCCGCGTCACGGTAACACGAATCTTTCCGAACTGCCCTCGTTACATCCACAAGATGAAGCTCGTCGAATATTCCGCCTATGCCCCACGGCCGGATTACACGCCGCCGGTTCCCGCCTGGAAGAAGTTCGAGGTCTTTCGTGATTCTTTACCGGCGCGAGACCGTACTGATGACAAAAAGGAATAA